From a region of the Besnoitia besnoiti strain Bb-Ger1 chromosome I, whole genome shotgun sequence genome:
- a CDS encoding hypothetical protein (encoded by transcript BESB_006770) translates to MLRRSARLRRGPQGQGVPHEAPASPSPFRVWRLPAHLWIPVGCLPLSVSCSQLKLAGIDTESLFSSADDSSPVWLGALKRRTTAHDETAEEVGEEGKLSLLHCARRPSRSASPVGVAKISDEAERLIVDQTCFAVLLSLCGAAVAAWEARLEGAAFAKPRGREGKTDAGPSEPGRPPAEKEPEARQNAAVQLVFTVWMNISPFLMKSNNLVSSQLCQNEFVVSNSEIFLLQHLLPLHTLPCLLRLPLEPLFPALPSRRSASCLPPRALPATSCEEWGTYVDFVRAVACGASEDSDDHEKNSANHVASCGSLLCGSHLPSAPRALSLQSMYDFVSDNAWNLKADEPPPQSLFHFLASTLTKNVDFVSLRARAKSREDPTVERARLPDARNSRSSFPSPSSPSPKVFCCQCHICRLTHEALHVLLSLLDPASLAAFGATNKSHFLLAEPVVPGLQLVVGDSFLHPSASRSDADSFLAPSHLPAALSLPLGGDSSDGWTRPIDCGAAKVRRRSQHVFLGGLFTHQIHGLLWLRHRERRKAAQAPPFCFPSSASYVKDSDALPPLQCSSTGDPGCLDSRLDLGDGETSRGRGRPVDVETGEAETRIGEAGDALTSRIERDAASGECRSADDALKFLAKWTELQLPHQDWLAVQSVGDQTAQGKSPAVRLAGRRERAGRQGLAGETENGQGAGERAGDAEEAPTVRLSPEEDRRGAEEISGVQKKQTGPSGSTLQIVADNDHQEQAVREKSQAGKDAENQDVRKAQGTEEGATADRLAEARAGTRRGGESEEATTDQEYDRSSACFSYRLLINECATLTCLVAPHPAVASPFSQRRRGPLSSSLSTAVSFSRSLSPVSAATTAPQSFSPHPEDVLTVASGKTVDGAGKKTSRTASEGVYVNPCLSVPLAESGAFSLYFNADTRLCAIGYSRTRRVNRAPADLPPRTLPSAPRASSSPASRGREVQPHFSIRGWTHGSRGGGGLFCDDPGLGKTLAMLCLAVKSMGRLPTLPLPVKAWLSGFLAGSRVNFRLGCSGRSAARAASAQEAREGQQREDKEKSEGERVAGNGDLEERRQDDESHLVAVGGDDAVASGLHVWKFEAAEIDRHLTEHRVQSAFAYAQLNPLLQEPTKTAHARQDVSFLSHVASGAEADAAEAARPPASGPFFPSRAPDACISPSVSDVKSAAAPSRFGRTKYFIGYSLPPASALPPALREFALAESNPVADSFLQSGYIRDVLTQLASRELISEEDLEASASQQASARVMQNMKRIYRQLSSSLSSKHGDPNALLRFLINREVSEQLEADERARRLHSRLASSKRAGEEGGAPGSQGDEGDLTRAEPTAGRPADAQEVTCGLPARRHDGEKRREILDERVPTVEALPAGKTHKEAETCQAPSGDGYGGQLPEGAPSSSVGVSSSARLAGAGGGSSPVQVRGEHLLRELKHELERDEGEGEGRQGEDEETLAEEFFAKQDVDLYAQLRPVKPQQLPFPTRPQFLLSQGTLLVCPSPLVNHWSSEVKKWFAWPHCNDADRLKVLVLERRDKSHSVPVPTRAELASCHLVICSQQFLTAEFQRCLTFVWESGPLQRTQKTSSAKCRHPGGHADLLKSPRTTDGGPRVDRLRPTAHRDRHESRQEVEDAIWGVDWQSERLVPTTEPRLGSSDPAPVNRQDGAVGVFGMDDEAEAAGLSLSRLIYGDSRERGSVPARAGVHKGDVTESFRRSRSPLLSIHWQRLVIDEGHTLSRCTSQYVQLCRMIVADKRWVMTGTPTSRQSLRHSLTGLTSLLEFLRYPYALHYQHGGLSMCKTTPLKASICRPLVERGEAASLFKLALLLNTCLVRHSKEQCQRLPALRGPTIYRIEPSAKERETYNDLVQLMQRNLFCTYYSRKNKDSLLHPSQRSQASTSLWNLRFSCTINSEAHLQILIKWIDEAVQMLSNKHEVYQNEFPYNFQFERIVYVVEVYLRLNRPERTYAACDMCRQAIRFPLLIPCPSLHLLCTECVFPQIFSDNLCRRPPLRHCPLCWPCAPVNADFFDRLQPPVEHNTTFDWPFKFTRGARANAELDRRSLVFRTQQSARRDRHRGGRREGESLEREGATAGVAAGVRGGDVAQAPADRYADDEDETIVMEVEASQPSPFTALSRCSSGVQSFSVAAAVSPLTAWMNNRAGSSDAPQKEDDRTHPTATHAAPRNAETWQIRPEENTAEGSGAAASTASGQSLPFAPCLKRVKEQRTFRATAETMRIVRKWFPDEEQAWRARRDAQSGIAPYYTSTVSSAFTCMPQRSEAARVSRRDSEASLGGHADSKAAPCSLISCASSSSPCASLSRCASLSLSASVFCSSAAVRSSDCSSFREPEATPSDRTPLYASCGSDRGAAPTACSSRTDVHAGARFGGSDLNSRGMTDSDRQNPQPKGAKGHRKCRDAGRVLYPRYIDVEDAFAYEFRDETTSGEETRTSAFFSSANHRSPSSPRSSCPRCMLQSPQKLHSRLRSPLHLSPAARSLLSSSPLPYASFSSSSCTSASPRWPASPRSRSGASPRRPAESPAGGQQPSRGAALAARREATLLSLLLSGGISTREVLEEFDDAEVDEEDAIFFSSSKNVLVVRRILQIIHSGEFAQNNIPDSMLEPRQRPHADPFSPSPFPLMSYSSFASLDQNDLRGISVPSTGSSKEQNALSDEPAAAPGAPPMKKVCFGSFPGSPSSSPSLAQQGSLRSPSAPPLGFATNSDGGEEADRIDSAQPLATEATGGMPEGSASDSACNERKPSATPVDATLCEDDAQAIMPEKRRKCGVSFAPTVGSAGSAVLHSEKESLGEDIPATLTKGILKKRSRDVPAQAADGGRRLIKRCPKIIVASSLWENLFLLGCFLEKHRVKCCHFYEKMQEKANRVEALKRFQQDTETIVLLLSTQLGAHGLDLSCASHVLLPDPPTDPNVEQQVISRAHRMGALRDVHVEVFILKDTVEETILHRRGVWTTTSSEASQDGTATKGAAAGQFGKQAFVFGTPSPQGSPSVERKGYSRDNGAATRDAPPYAVAPGVAGTPDVCSTSRTSAKRGGLSASWGPEGTHTHLRKRGVKASGQANLRTGGGDSETREGSEIAPGGMSNWSRSPSAFSCGQDGLSSGQQSPTPGAYSNVCGRLGFQPNWHEMHDEAVGLGEGVQKQTEYLLRTLRTIRRP, encoded by the exons ATGCTACGAAGGTCGGCACGTCTCCGCAGAGGCCCCCAGGGGCAGGGAGTTCCCCACGAAGCCCCAGCCAGCCCTTCCCCCTTCCGCGTCTGGCGCTTGCCAGCCCATCTGTGGATTCCCGTGGGATGCTTGCCTCTGTCGGTTTCGTGTAGCCAACTGAAACTCGCAGGCATCGACACCGAGTCCCTTTTTTCTTCCGCCGATGACTCAAGCCCCGTTTGGTTGGGCGCACTGAAAAGACGAACGACTGCGCACGACGAAACCGCGGAGGAGGTTGGCGAAGAGGGTAAACTCTCCCTTTTGCACTGTGCTCGCCGTCCTTctcgctccgcctctccAGTTGGAGTTGCGAAAATCAGCGACGAAGCAGAGCGGCTGATCGTAGACCAGACATGCTTCGCAGTGCTTCTGTCGCTCTGTGGggccgcggtcgcagccTGGGAGGCGAGGCTGGAGGGCGCTGCCTTTGCGAAGCCACGAGGGCGGGAAGGAAAGACGGACGCTGGACCCTCAGAACCTGGGCGGCCGCCTGCTGAAAAGGAGCCCGAAGCCAGGCAAAATGCGGCCGTGCAGTTGGTCTTCACTGTCTGGATGAACATTAG CCCTTTCTTGATGAAGAGCAACAACCTGGTTTCCTCGCAGTTGTGTCAGAACGAGTTCGTCGTCTCCAACTCGGAGatttttcttctgcagcatcttcttccgcttcacACTCTGCCCTGCCTTCTCCGGCTCCCTCTGGAGCCCCTCTTCCCTGCGTTGCCGTCtcgccgctccgcctcctgcctgCCGCCCAGAGCCCTGCCGGCAACTTCCTGCGAAGAATGGGGAACCTATGTGGACTTTGTTCGAGCTGTCGCATGCGGAGCTTcagaagacagcgacgacCACGAGAAAAATAGCGCTAACCATGTCGCTTCGTGCGGCAGCCTCCTGTGCGGCAGCCACCTCCCGAGCGCACCGCGGGCTCTCTCGCTTCAGTCGATGTATGACTTTGTCTCGGATAATGCGTGGAACTTGAAGGCCGatgagccgccgccgcaatCCCTGTTTCACTTTCTCGCCTCCACCTTGACAAAAAACGTAGAtttcgtctctctgcgtgcgcgagcCAAGAGCCGGGAAGATCCCACAGTCGAAAGGGCGCGCCTCCCGGACGCACGCAACTCGCGTTCTTCTTTcccctctccgtcgtctccttcccCTAAAGTGTTTTGTTGCCAGTGCCACATTTGCAGGCTGACTCACGAGGCACTGCATGTGCTGCTGTCCCTCCTAGATCCAGCGTCTCTAGCTGCGTTCGGCGCGACGAACAAGTCTCATTTTTTGTTAGCGGAGCCGGTCGTCCCGGGGCTGCAGCTCGTCGTGGGGGACTCCTTTCTTCACCCAAGCGCCAGTCGCTCGGATGCAGACTCTTTCCTTGCTCCTTCTCACCTGCCCGCGGCGCTTTCGTTGCCGCTTGGCGGTGATAGCTCAGATGGCTGGACGAGGCCGATCGACTGCGGAGCCGCGAAAGTGAGGCGGAGGTCGCAGCACGTTTTTCTTGGGGGGCTGTTCACGCACCAGATTCACGGATTGCTTTGGCTGCGGCACcgggagcggcggaaggctgcgcaggcgccgcccttctGTTTTCCGAGCTCCGCGAGCTACGTGAAGGATTccgacgcgctgccgcccctcCAGTGCAGCTCGACGGGGGACCCAGGCTGCTTGGACTCCAGGCTAGATCTGGGAGATGGTGAGACCtcgagggggagggggagaccCGTGGACgtggagacaggcgaggctGAGACGAGAATCGGAGAAGCGGGCGATGCACTGACCTCACGAAtcgagagggacgcggcgTCTGGAGAGTGCCGCTCTGCTGATGACGCGCTCAAATTCCTGGCCAAGTGGACCGAGCTGCAGCTCCCGCATCAGGACTGGCTAGCAGTTCAATCTGTTGGCGACCAGACTGCGCAGGGCAAGTCTCCTGCTGTCCGTCTAGCtgggcgaagagaaagagctGGCAGGCAGGGGCTCGCGGGCGAGACGGAGAACGGACAGGgggcaggcgagcgagcgggaGACGCTGAGGAAGCACCTACGGTACGCCTGAGTCCGGAGGAGgatcggcgcggcgctgaggagATAAGCGGCGTCCAAAAGAAGCAGACAGGACCCTCGGGGAGCACGCTGCAGATCGTGGCAGACAATGATCACCAGGAGCAGGCTgtgagagagaaaagccaAGCAGGAAAGGATGCCGAAAATCAAGATGTCCGTAAGGCACAGGGcacagaagaaggcgccaCAGCAGATCGATTGGCAGAAGCGCGTGCTGGAacccgaagaggaggcgaaagcgaggagGCAACCACGGATCAGGAATACGACAGGAGCTCCGCATGTTTTTCGTATCGTCTGCTTATAAATGAGTGCGCAACCCTAACGTGTTTGGTAGCTCCTCACCCCGCTGTTGCTTCGCCTTtttcgcagcggcgcagagggcccCTTTCTTCGTCGCTGTCGACAGCGGTGTCGTTCTCTCGGTCGCTGTCTCCCGTATCTGCTGCaacgacggcgccgcagtctTTCTCGCCTCACCCAGAGGACGTGCTCACAGTTGCAAGTGGGAAGACTGTGGATGGCGCAGGAAAAAAAACGTCTCGAACTGCCTCAGAGGGAGTGTACGTCAACCCGTGTCTCAGTGTCCCGCTGGCTGAAAGCGGCGCTTTTTCGCTGTACTTCAACGCAGAtacgcgcctctgcgcaatCGGCTACAGTCGAACGCGCAGGGTCAACCGAGCGCCTGCAGATCTTCCGCCACGCACTttgccttcggcgcctcgcgcttcctcgtctccggCCTCTCGCGGCAGAGAAGTGCAGCCGCACTTTTCTATCCGTGGCTGGACTCACGGCAGcagagggggcgggggcctGTTCTGCGATGACCCAGGCTTGGGCAAGACGCTGGCGATGCTCTGTCTGGCGGTCAAGAGCATGGGGCGGCTCCCCACGTTGCCGCTCCCGGTTAAAGCCTGGCTCTCGGGCTTTTTGGCGGGCAGCCGAGTGAACTTTCGACTGGGCTGCAGCGGGCGatctgcggcgcgagccgcctcggcgcaagaagcgcgagaaggccaGCAAAGAGAAGACAAGGAGAAGAGCGAAGGGGAGCGGGTGGCGGGGAACGGAGACCTCGAAGAAAGGCGTCAGGACGACGAGAGCCATTTGGTGGCCGTCGGTGGTGATGACGCGGTCGCGTCGGGGCTGCATGTCTGGAAGTTCGAGGCTGCAGAAATCGACAGACACCTCACAGAACACA GGGTCCAAAGCGCCTTCGCCTACGCTCAGCTGAATCCACTCCTCCAGGAGCCGACTAAAACTGCACACGCGCGGCAAGACGTGAGTTTTCTTTCGCATGTTGCCTCTGGGGCTGAAGCtgacgctgcggaggcggctcgCCCTCCCGCGTCTGGCCCGTTCTTTCCGTCTCGTGCGCCCGATGCATGCATCTCGCCTTCGGTCTCAGACGTCAAAAGCGCCGCGGCACCCAGCAGATTCGGGCGAACCAAGTACTTCATTGGCTACTCCTTG cctccggcgtctgcgcttcCTCCCGCGCTTCGAGAGTTCGCTTTGGCAGAGTCGAACCCTGTCGCCGATTCGTTTCTTCAATCGGGCTACATCCGTGATGTGTTGACGCAactcgcctctcgcgagcTGATTTCTGAAGAAGACCtcgaggcgtcggcgtcgcagcaggCGTCTGCCAGAGTGATGCAAAACATGAAGAGAATATATCGTCAGCTCTCTAGC agtcTCTCGAGTAAACACGGGGACCCCAACGCGCTCCTGAGGTTTCTGATTAACCGCGAAGTGAGCGAGCAGCTCGAGGCCGAcgagcgggcgcggcggcttcaTTCGCGACTTGCCAGCTCAAAACGCgccggagaagaaggcggcgcaccAGGGAGCCAGGGCGATGAGGGAGATCTAACGCGGGCGGAGCCGACGGCGGGGAGgccagcagacgcgcaaGAAGTGACCTGCGGTttgccggcgaggagacacgatGGCGAAAAGCGAAGGGAAATACTGGACGAGAGAGTCCCTACTGTGGAGGCCTTGCCTGCTGGAAAGACGCACAAGGAAGCAGAGACCTGCCAGGCCCCCAGTGGAGACGGTTATGGAGGACAGCTGCCTGAGGGCGCTCCCTCCTCCAGCGTCGGCGTGTCGTCGTCCGCACGCttggcgggcgcgggcggaggctCATCCCCCGTACAGGTGCGAGGAGAACACTTGCTGCGGGAGCTGAAGCATGAGCTAGAAAgggacgagggcgaaggagaagggaggcagggagaggacgaagagaccCTCGCGGAGGAGTTTTTCGCCAAGCAAGACGTCGACCTGtacgcgcagctgcgaccTGTCAAGCCTCAACAACTGCCTTTTCCCACTCGCCCGCAGTTTCTGCTCTCCCAGGGCACCCTCCTCGTGTGTCCGTCCCCTCTCGTCAATCACTGGAGCTCCGAGGTGAAGAAGTGGTTCGCCTGGCCCCACTGCAACGACGCCGATAGACTGAAA GTTCTGGTGCTCGAGCGTCGCGACAAGTCGCATTCCGTTCCCGTGCCGACCCGCGCCGAGCTCGCCTCCTGCCACTTGGTCATTTGCTCTCAACAGTTCCTGACTGCTGAGTTTCAGCGCTGTCTAACGTTCGTGTGGGAGAGCGGGCCCCTCCAGAGGACTCAAAAGACATCCAGCGCAAAGTGCCGGCATCCGGGCGGCCACGCCGATCTTTTGAAAAGTCCGAGGACGACAGACGGGGGACCCCGAGTCGATAGACTTCGCCCCACGGCGCACCGCGACAGGCACGAAAGCCGACAGGAAGTCGAGGACGCCATCTGGGGGGTAGACTGGCAGAGCGAGCGACT AGTACCAACGACCGAGCCACGATTGGGTTCTTCTGACCCTGCCCCGGTTAACAGGCAGGACGGCGCCGTCGGTGTCTTCGGCATGGACGATGAGGCCGAAGCCGCCGGACTGTCTCTTTCTCGGCTTATATACGGAGACTCGCGGGAGCGCGGCAGCGTGcctgcgcgggcgggcgTGCATAAAGGCGACGTGACAGAGAGTTTTCGTCGCTCCCGAAGTCCTCTGCTCTCTATTCATTGGCAGCGTCTCGTGATCGACGAAGGCCACACTCTCTCTCGGTGTACGTCGCAGTACGTGCAGCTCTGCCGCATGATTGTTGCAGACAAAAG ATGGGTCATGACAGGCACCCCCACGAGCCGCCAGTCTCTGCGTCACAGCCTGACAGGTCTCACTTCGCTTTTGGAATTTTTGAGGTATCCCTACGCTCTCCACTATCAGCACGGGG GTCTTTCGATGTGCAAAACGACGCCGCTGAAGGCCTCGATTTGCCGGCCGCTGgtcgagcgcggcgaagcggcgtcTCTTTTCAAGCTCGCGCTCCTTTTGAACACGTGCCTTGTGCGGCACAGCAAGGAGCAGTgccagcggctgccggcgtTGCGGGGGCCGACGATATACCGCATCGAGCCTTCGGCGAAGGAGCGGGAAACTTACAACGATCTTGTGCAGCTGATGCAGCGGAATCTCTTCTGCACATACTACTCCCGAAAAAACAAG GACTCTCTGCTGCATCCGAGCCAGCGCTCGCAGGCATCTACCTCGCTCTGGAATCTGCGCTTCAGCTGCACGATTAACTCCGAAGCGCATCTTCAGATCTTAATCAAGTGGATCGACGAGGCTGTGCAGATGCTGTCCAATAAACACGAGGTCTACCAGAACGAATTTCCGTACAATTTTCAGTTTGAAAGAATCGTCTACGTTGTTGAA GTTTACCTCCGCTTGAACCGACCGGAGCGCACATACGCGGCATGCGATATGTGCCGCCAAGCCATTCGTTTCCCTCTTCTGATTCCGTGCCCGTCGCTCCATCTCTTGTGCACAGAATGCGTCTTCCCTCAGATCTTCTCAGATAAC ctctgccgccgcccgccgctccgGCACTGCCCGCTCTGCTGGCCTTGCGCTCCTGTGAACGCCGATTTCTTCGACCGCCTCCAGCCGCCGGTGGAGCACAACACGACGTTTGACTGGCCCTTCAAGTtcacgcgaggcgcgcgggcgaatGCGGAGTTGGATCGGCGCTCGCTCGTGTTTCGCACACAGCAgtccgcgcgacgcgaccgGCAtagaggcggcaggcgcgagggagagagtctcgagcgagagggcgctaccgcgggcgtcgctgcgggcgTCAGGGGGGGCGacgtggcgcaggcgcctgcggatcgatacgcggacgacgaagacgagacgaTCGTGATGGAGGTGGAGGCATCCCAGCCTTCGCCTTTCACAGCCCTCTCTCGATGCTCGTCCGGTGTTCAGTCGTTTtccgtcgcggcggcagtcTCGCCGCTCACTGCATGGATGAACAACCGGGCGGGctccagcgacgcgccgcagaaggaggACGACCGCACGCatccgacggcgacgcatgcagcaccCAGAAACGCTGAAACATGGCAAATACGTCCCGAAGAGAACACAGCAGAGGGCTCGGGTGCAGCTGCGTCCACTGCGTCGGGGCAGTCTTTGCCTTTTGCGCCATGTCTGAAGAGAGTGAAGGAGCAACGCACATTCCGCGCGACGGCCGAGACAATGCGGATAGTACGAAAGTGGTTCCCAGACGAGGAACAGGCGTGGAgagcacgcagagacgcgcaaaGCGGAATCGCCCCCTACTATACCTCTACCGTCTCGTCCGCATTTACATGCATGCCACAGAGGAGCGAAGCAGCCCGCGTCTCAaggcgagacagcgaggctAGCCTCGGCGGGCACGCGGACAGCAAAGCCGCCCCTTGTTCTCTCATCTCCTGCgcatcctcttcgtctccgtgtGCTTCTCTGTCGCGTTGTGCTtcgttgtctctctctgcgtctgtctttTGCTCGAGCGCTGCTGTTCGTTCTTCTGACTGCTCGAGTTTCCGGGAGCCCGAGGCCACGCCGTCGGATCGAACGCCCCTTTATGCCTCTTGCGGtagcgacagaggcgcggcgcctacAGCTTGCAGCTCACGCACAGATGTCCACGCCGGGGCACGATTTGGCGGCTCCGATTTAAACAGCCGGGGGATGACTGACTCCGATAGGCAAAACCCGCAACCGAAGGGCGCCAAAGGGCATAGAAAGTGCCGAGATGCCGGTCGCGTACTATATCCCCGTTATATTGACGTCGAGGATGCGTTTGCGTACGAGTTTAGGGATGAAACCaccagcggagaagagacaaggacatcggccttcttctcgtcggCTAATCATAGAagtccttcctcgcctcgatCGTCTTGCCCTAGGTGCATGCTCCAGTCGCCTCAGAAGCTCCACTCGAGGCTGCGAAGTCCCCTGCatctgtcgcctgcggcgcgttctcttctctcgtcttcgcccctTCCATATGCCTCATTTTCGTCTTCATCATGtacctccgcgtcgccgcggtggCCTGCAAGCCCGCGATCTCGATCAGGTGCTTCACCCCGGCGACCGGCGGAGTCTCCAGCCGGAGGGCAGCAGCcttctcgaggcgctgcgctggccgcccgccgcgaggcgacgctgctgaGTCTTCTGCTTTCCGGGGGCATCTCCACGCGTGAGGTTTTGGAGGAGttcgacgacgcagaagtcgatgaagaagacgcgaTCTTTTTCAGCTCGAGCAAGAATGTACTTGTTGTCCGGCGGATTCTGCAAATCATACACTCCGGAGAGTTCGCGCAAAACAACATCCCCGACAGTATGCTGGAGCCACGTCAGCGGCCACACGCCGATCCgttctcgccctctccgttCCCACTCATGTCTTACTCTTCGTTCGCATCGCTCGATCAAAATGACTTGCGTGGCATTTCTGTTCCCAGTACGGGTTCGTCTAAGGAACAGAACGCGCTTTCCGACGAACCTGCAGCCGCTCCAGGGGCACCTCCGATGAAAAAAGTCTGTTTCGGCTCGTTTCCTggttcgccttcgtcttcaccTTCTCTCGCCCAGCAGGGCTCCCTCCGCTCTCCATCGGCGCCGCCACTCGGCTTCGCGACcaacagcgacggcggcgaagaggcagatcGGATCGACAGCGCACAACCGCTTGCGACAGAAGCAACAGGAGGTATGCCGGAAGGCTCAGCCTCAGATTCGGCGTGCAACGAGCGCAAGCCTTCCGCGACGCCTGTTGACGCAACACTGTGCGAGGACGATGCGCAAGCGATCATGCCAGAAAAACGCAGGAAGTGTGGCGTCTCATTCGCACCAACAGTTGGTTCGGCGGGCTCCGCCGTGCTTCATTCGGAAAAGGAATCGCTAGGTGAAGACATCCCTGCAACGCTCACCAAAGGTATTTTGAAGAAACGGTCCAGGGACGTACCAGCGCAAGCAGCTGACGGTGGCAGACGACTTATCAAACGCTGCCCGAAGATCATTGTCGCTTCGTCACTGTGGGAGaacctctttctcctcgggTGTTTCCTGGAGAAACACAGAGTGAAATGCTGCCACTTCTACGAAAAG ATGCAAGAGAAGGCGAaccgcgtggaggcgctcaAACGTTTCCAGCAGGACACGGAAACGATTGTTCTTCTGCTGTCGACGCAACTGGGCGCACACGGTCTCGACTTGAGTTGCGCGTCGCATGTCCTTTTGCCAGATCCGCCAACCGATCCCAACGTCGAACAACAG GTAATATCGCGCGCACATCGCATGGGTGCACTGCGCGACGTGCACGTCGAGGTGTTCATCCTCAAAGACACCGTGGAGGAAACGATTCTCCATCGTCGAGGCGTATGGACCACGACGTCATCCGAGGCAAGCCAGGACGGAACGGCGACCAAG ggcgctgcagcgggtCAGTTCGGCAAGCAGGCGTTCGTGTTCGGCACGCCATCCCCTCAGGGTTCGCCGTCCGTCGAGCGGAAAGGCTACAGCAGAGACAACGGAGCGGCCACGCGGGACGCGCCTCCTTATGCAGTAGCTCCCGGAGTCGCTGGGACCCCAGACGTTTGCTCGACGAGTCGAACGAGCGCAAAGAGGGGCGGCCTTTCGGCGAGTTGGGGCCCCGAGGGCACGCACACGCATCTACGGAAGCGGGGCGTGAAGGCGAGCGGCCAGGCAAACCTGCGTACTGGTGGAGGCGACTCTGAAACTCGCGAAGGCAGTGAAATTGCACCCGGTGGCATGTCTAACT GGTCTcgttcgccgtctgccttctcctgTGGTCAAGACGGCCTTTCAAGCGGCCAGCAGTCTCCGACACCAGGGGCTTACAGCAACGTTTGCGGGCGTCTAGGTTTCCAGCCGAACTGGCATGAGATGCACGATGAAGCTGTGGGGTTGGGCGAGGGGGTTCAAAAACAGACGGAGTATCTGCTTCGGACTCTCCGCACAATTCGGAGGCCATGA
- a CDS encoding putative phosphatidylinositol-4-phosphate 5-kinase (encoded by transcript BESB_006780), translating to MGNCSCPRSLTGDTNDELTFGQDGKGHGFGKSGRGGRQKREVTFENGAVYNGEWMGDVRDGYGVQIWDDGARYEGQWVNDKAQGKGKFVHVDGDVYFGDWFEDKAHGYGVYNHADGSKYEGQWYEDKQHGQGTEQWPDGAKYEGQYSNGKKHGKGTFSWADGSVYEGDFVNNDIHGYGVYRWADGRRYEGEWEKNRMHGQGKFQWADGRVYQGDYRHDQKDGKGTFSWPDGRKYIGNWRNGKQHGRGTYITAKNEQRNGEWEDGRRIKWIKDGE from the exons ATGGGAAATTGCTCGTGCCCAAGAAGCCTCACGGGCGACACGAACGATGAGCTCACCTTTGGCCAG GATGGAAAGGGCCACGGCTTCGGCaagagcggccgcggcgggcgccagaaGCGCGAAGTGACTTTCGAGAATGGAGCCGTCTATAATGGAGAGTGGATG GGCGATGTTCGAGACGGCTACGGCGTGCAGATTTGGGATGATGGAGCACGCTACGAGGGACAGTGGGTAAATGACAAAGCCCAGGGGAAAGGCAAATTCGTTCATG TGGACGGCGACGTCTACTTCGGCGACTGGTTCGAAGACAAGGCTCACGGCTACGGCGTCTACAACCACGCGGACGGATCTAA GTACGAAGGCCAGTGGTATGAAGACAAACAGCACGGCCAGGGGACCGAGCAGTGGCCTGACGGAGCCAAGTACGAAGGCCAGTACAGCAACGGGAAGAAGCACGGAAAGGGCACCTTCTCTTGGGCAGAC GGAAGCGTCTACGAAGGCGACTTCGTGAACAACGACATCCACGGTTACGGGGTCTACCGCTGGGCGGACGGCCGGCGGTACGAAGGCGAGTGGGAGAAGAACCGCATGCACGGTCAAGGGAAGTTCCAGTGGGCAGACGGCCGCGTCTACCAGGGTGACTACCGCCACGATCAGAAAGACGGCAAG GGCACCTTCTCGTGGCCCGACGGCAGGAAATACATCGGAAACTGGCGGAACGGGAAGCAGCACGGCCGGGGAACGTACATCACAG CAAAGAACGAACAACGCAACGGCGAATGGGAAGATGGCCGCCGGATCAAATGGATAAAGGACGGAGAGTGA
- a CDS encoding ribosomal protein RPL21 (encoded by transcript BESB_006790), which translates to MPTSFGKRARTRNKFSKAFRRHGMPAVSRLLVIHKKGDYVDIVCDPSIQKGMPYSYYHGRTGIVFNVTQRAVGVEVNKVVGNRVIKKRIHVRLEHVRKSRCNEQFLRRVKENDAAHHEAHLKGTSIKTKRQIEGPKPGCFVTGPMEVLEAAPFVESY; encoded by the coding sequence ATGCCGACGTCGTTTGGAAAGCGCGCGCGTACGCGCAATAAGTTTTCGAAGGCTTTCCGCCGCCACGGAATGCCAGCCGTGTCTCGTTTGTTGGTGATTCACAAGAAAGGAGACTACGTCGACATTGTGTGCGACCCCTCCATTCAGAAGGGCATGCCCTACTCCTACTACCATGGACGAACGGGGATTGTCTTCAACGTCACGCAACGGGCTGTTGGCGTGGAAGTCAACAAGGTCGTCGGAAACCGTGTGATTAAGAAGCGTATCCATGTTCGCCTGGAGCATGTGCGCAAGTCCCGCTGCAACGAGCAGTTCCTTAGACGCGTGAAGGAGAACGACGCCGCCCATCACGAGGCTCACTTGAAGGGCACCAGCATCAAGACAAAGCGTCAAATCGAGGGACCCAAGCCCGGCTGCTTCGTGACTGGCCCAATGGAAGtcctcgaggctgcgcccTTCGTTGAGTCCTACTGA